Proteins from one Aspergillus nidulans FGSC A4 chromosome VIII genomic window:
- a CDS encoding uncharacterized protein (transcript_id=CADANIAT00002397) has product MLLIYIYVIFLLSLLARANVEKTIFIAPSARSTDLNLDELGLKRLTPASGIFRTRLNASFPTNAETHGTDSWYSLENLCPGQRYEVRICWLATQPTAFTLSTYTIPEVLEDRALSDALNSYLSAVITHNRQDGVSAVADTALEPDSVLLLRISAAADYFSLDQELMENVPPVLADIILDPFLGNVFPKSLVPTAAWIGIVSCMAVVLARWIATEFASVVSSTGVHEQANGKKVQ; this is encoded by the exons ATGCTTCTTATATACATATACGTAATATTCCTCCTATCTCTGCTTGCCAGAGCCAATGTCGAAAAAACCATTTTCATCGCACCCTCGGCACGCTCTACGGACCTAAACCTCGATGAGCTAGGGCTCAAACGCCTCACGCCCGCAAGTGGCATATTCCGGACGAGACTCAATGCCTCATTCCCGACGAATGCTGAGACTCATGGCACAGATTCCTGGTATTCTCTTGAAAACCTCTGTCCAGGACAGCGGTACGAGGTGCGCATTTGCTGGCTGGCTACT CAACCAACCGCATTTACTCTATCAACATATACCATACCAGAAGTCCTAGAAGACCGCGCTCTTTCCGACGCCCTAAACTCCTACTTGTCTGCAGTGATCACGCACAATCGCCAAGATGGTGTTTCGGCTGTTGCAGATACAGCACTAGAGCCGGACTCGGTGCTACTCCTTCGGATTTCAGCCGCGGCAGATTATTTCTCGCTTGACCAGGAATTGATGGAAAACGTTCCACCCGTACTagcagatatcatcctcgATCCATTTTTAGGTAATGTGTTTCCGAAGAGCCTTGTTCCGACTGCGGCTTGGATAGGCATTGTTTCCTGTATGGCGGTTGTTCTAGCAAGGTGGATCGCTACAGAATTTGCAAGTGTGGTGAGTTCCACTGGTGTCCATGAACAGGCAAATGGAAAGAAGGTTCAATGA
- a CDS encoding alpha-tubulin tubA (transcript_id=CADANIAT00002396): MREVISLNVGQAGCQIANSCWELYCLEHGIQPDGYLTEERKKEDPDHGFSTFFSETGQGKYVPRTIYADLEPNVVDEVRTGTYRSLFHPENLITGKEDASNNYARGHYTVGKEMIDQVLDKVRRMADSCSGLQGFLVFHSFGGGTGSGFGALLMERLSVDYGKKSKLEFCVYPAPQNATSVVEPYNSILTTHTTLEHSDCSFMVDNEAIYDICRRNLGIERPSYENLNRLIAQVVSSITASLRFDGSLNVDLNEFQTNLVPYPRIHFPLVAYSPVISADKASHEANSVQDITMSCFEPNNQMVKCDPRNGKYMATCLLYRGDVVPKETHAAVATLKTKRTIQFVDWCPTGFKIGICYQPPQQVPNGDLAKVNRAVCMLSNTTAISEAWSALDHKFDLMYSKRAFVHWYVGEGMEEGEFSEAREDLAALERDYEEVASDSLEEEGEEVEY, translated from the exons ATGAGAGAAGTCATTAGTTTGAACG TCGGCCAGGCCGGTTGTCAGATCGCCAATTCCTGCTGGGAG CTTTACTGCCTTGAGCACGGCATCCAG CCCGATGGATACTTGACCGAAGAAcgcaagaaggaagaccCTGACCACGGATTCAGCACTTTCTTCTCCGAGACTG GCCAAGGAAAATATGTTCCACGCACCATCTATGCTGATCTTGAGCCCAACGTCGTCGATGAGGTCCGCACTGGAACCTACCGCAGCCTCTTCCATCCCGAGAACTTGATCACCGGCAAGGAGGATGCCTCAAACAACTACGCTCGTGGTCACTACACCGTCGGTAAGGAGATGATTGACCAGGTTCTTGACAAAGTCCGCCGCATGGCCGACTCTTGCTCTGGTCTTCAGggcttcctcgtcttccaCTCCTTTGGTGGCGGTACCGGTTCCGGTTTCGGTGCTTTGTTGATGGAGCGTCTCTCTGTCGACTACGGCAAGAAGTCCAAGCTTGAGTTCTGCGTCTACCCCGCCCCTCAGAACGCTACCTCCGTTGTCGAGCCCTACAACTCTATCCTCACCACCCACACCACCCTCGAGCACTCCGACTGCAGCTTCATGGTTGACAATGAGGCTATCTACGACATCTGCCGCCGCAACCTTGGCATTGAGCGCCCCAGCTACGAGAACCTTAACCGCCTGATCGCCCAGGTTGTCTCATCCATCACCGCTTCTCTGCGTTTCGATGGCTCCCTCAACGTTGATCTGAACGAATTCCAGACCAACCTTGTTCCCTACCCCCGTATCCACTTCCCTCTGGTGGCCTACTCTCCTGTCATCTCTGCCGACAAAGCCTCTCACGAAGCCAACTCCGTCCAGGACATCACCATGTCTTGCTTCGAGCCTAACAACCAGATGGTCAAGTGTGACCCCCGCAACGGCAAGTACATGGCCACTTGCTTGCTGTACCGTGGTGATGTTGTCCCCAAGGAGACCCACGCTGCCGTCGCTACCCTTAAGACCAAGCGCACTATCCAGTTCGTCGATTGGTGCCCCACTGGTTTCAAGATTGGTATCTGCTACCAGCCTCCCCAGCAGGTCCCCAACGGAGACCTCGCCAAGGTCAACCGTGCTGT TTGCATGCTTTCCAACACCACCGCCATCTCCGAGGCCTGGTCCGCTCTCGACCACAAGTTCGACCTCATGTACTCCAAGCGTGCTTTCGTTCACTGGTACGTTGGCGAGGgtatggaggaaggtgaaTTCTCTGAGGCCCGTGAGGATCTTGCTGCCCTGGAGCGCGACTACGAGGAAGTCGCCAGCGACtccctggaggaggagggtgaggaagttGAGTACTAA
- the erdS gene encoding aspartyl-tRNA synthetase, cytoplasmic (transcript_id=CADANIAT00002398): MSIKRALSKIKPKLEENLPSPSSSRQGSSSRTSSPRRNILSSFLRDRDSASSSDDISDDASGAGSVSKNQQKRLARRQRKSEQRSRMSEDIGGSSESERRHKEEIDQAIREETPEMRARYGELPLLQSSTRKREKRLDFDTISADMVGQQVFFQARLHIIRRMSAKLVFLVFRQQLSTFQGVLHEEPGAKSIAMIQWAEHLKTGCIVQVRGTIKAPDVPVLGCTVHDVEVDIDEVHLVVRREDPVPFSVYEAEIRTAEEDLVEGRRSHISDRTRLTNRLLDLRTPTSQSIFRIQSAVCNLFRSALDEQRFIEIHTPKLQGAATESGASVFDVNYFGRDAFLAQSPQLAKQMAIAADFGRVYEIGAVFRAENSNTHRHLTEYTGLDIEMSIEEHYHEMLEVLDAVIKNILKGIYTRYRREIEIIKHQFPSEDLVWLDETPIIRFSDGIKMLNESGWRDDEGNPLAEDKDLGTRDEIRLGELVKEKYKTDYYVLDKFPVDARPFYAMPDPDDPRFTNSFDMFIRGQEIVSGGQRIHDPHMLEENMRRVGINPDTMEEYMEGFRWGAPPHAGAGIGLERMLMLILKLGNIRLASMFHRDPKSFPAKPPALQLRHPESSTIEPPWVKERRGTVAQSESELQPIEHLIANYGDATSTSWGDERFKIWRDMATGAAVSYVVSSNNYVVIPGNPLCDARQYGRVISQFLQWLRRETKYRPIWLLCSPEVETVLGEKLGWRSLSCIAEEVVEPARNQAAMDGELARKIRRTENEGIKIVTINQGEMVSESVREAIDKRIEDWKANRKGTQVHLSDIHPWRDHEHRWYFYAVDKEGTICAFVTLVLISPTYGMQVKYTFDFPGSPNGVIESLITHAIQTAGRSGVKKLTFGAGATNTLTPGHNMHGAKMKMLQHTYDALAKQFHLVRKSEFRAKLGAEDEPLYIAYPPHGLGQKGIRAILHFFED, from the coding sequence ATGTCCATCAAAAGGGCGTTATCCAAAATTAAAccgaagctggaagagaatctCCCGTCCCCTTCAAGCTCCCGGCAAGGCTCGTCATCTCGAACATCGTCGCCTCGTCGAAATATTCTGAGCAGTTTTCTGCGCGATCGGGACtctgcatcatcttccgATGATATCTCAGACGATGCCTCTGGTGCAGGTAGCGTCAGTAAGAATCAACAGAAGCGGCTCGCTCGCCGCCAGCGGAAGAGCGAGCAGCGTTCTCGAATGAGCGAGGATATTGGCGGCTCCTCCGAGTCTGAGCGTCGTCACaaagaagagatcgaccAGGCCATCCGGGAGGAGACTCCAGAGATGCGGGCACGGTATGGCGAACTTCCGCTGCTCCAGTCGTCGACTCGAAAGCGAGAGAAACGGCTCGACTTTGACACCATCTCGGCGGATATGGTCGGTCAGCAGGTGTTCTTCCAGGCAAGACTGCATATTATCCGTCGTATGAGTGCAAAGCTGGTTTTCCTGGTCTTTCGGCAACAATTGTCGACTTTCCAGGGTGTTCTGCACGAGGAACCCGGCGCCAAGTCTATTGCCATGATTCAATGGGCTGAGCATCTGAAGACGGGCTGCATTGTTCAGGTCCGCGGCACAATCAAGGCTCCCGATGTCCCTGTCTTGGGATGTACGGTGCACGATGTCGAAGTagatattgacgaggtcCACCTTGTTGTACGTCGTGAAGACCCGGTTCCTTTCAGTGTCTATGAGGCAGAGATCCGCACTGCCGAGGAAGATCTCGTCGAAGGTCGTCGCAGCCATATTTCAGACCGCACCCGTCTGACAAACCGATTGCTCGACTTGCGCACTCCTACCTCCCAGTCCATCTTCCGCATCCAGTCCGCTGTTTGCAACCTCTTCCGGTCCGCTCTGGACGAACAAAGGTTCATTGAAATCCACACCCCGAAGCTACAGGGAGCTGCCACCGAGTCTGGTGCTAGCGTCTTCGATGTGAACTACTTCGGCCGAGATGCTTTCCTGGCCCAGAGCCCGCAACTTGCGAAACAAATGGCTATTGCGGCTGACTTCGGTCGCGTATATGAGATCGGTGCTGTTTTCCGTGCGGAGAATTCCAACACGCACCGCCATTTGACGGAGTACACTGGTCTGGATATCGAGATGTCGATCGAAGAGCACTATCACGAAATGCTGGAAGTGTTGGATGCTGTGATCAAGAATATTCTGAAGGGTATCTATACCCGTTACCGCCGAGAGATCGAGATCATCAAGCACCAATTTCCTTCGGAGGACCTTGTTTGGTTGGATGAAACTCCAATCATTCGTTTCAGCGATGGTATTAAGATGCTTAATGAATCTGGCTGGCGCGATGACGAAGGCAACCCATTAGCTGAAGACAAGGACCTTGGTACTCGAGACGAAATCCGCCTAGGtgagctggtcaaggagaAGTACAAGACCGATTACTATGTCCTCGACAAGTTCCCTGTTGATGCACGTCCTTTCTATGCGATGCCGGATCCAGATGATCCCCGTTTCACCAACTCCTTTGACATGTTCATTCGTGGCCAAGAGATTGTCTCTGGAGGCCAGCGTATCCATGATCCACATATGCTCGAAGAGAACATGCGTCGGGTGGGCATTAATCCGGACACGATGGAGGAGTACATGGAAGGTTTCCGCTGGGGAGCGCCGCCGCATGCAGGTGCTGGTATTGGCCTGGAACGGATGCTGATGCTTATCCTCAAGTTGGGTAATATCCGTCTTGCGTCTATGTTCCATCGCGATCCCAAGAGTTTCCCTGCCAAACCTCCCGCCTTGCAGCTGCGACATCCAGAATCGTCTACCATTGAGCCACCATGGGtgaaagagaggagaggtACCGTGGCCCAAAGTGAAAGTGAGCTACAGCCAATCGAACATTTAATTGCCAATTACGGCGATGCCACGTCCACCTCATGGGGCGACGAGCGGTTTAAGATTTGGCGCGACATGGCCACCGGTGCTGCAGTTTCCTATGtggtcagcagcaacaattACGTCGTCATTCCAGGCAATCCGTTGTGCGACGCGAGGCAGTATGGTCGGGTCATCTCTCAGTTCCTGCAATGGCTACGTCGTGAAACTAAATACAGGCCTATCTGGCTGTTGTGCTCTCCCGAAGTTGAGACTGTTCTCGGTGAGAAGCTCGGCTGGCGCAGTTTGTCCTGTATTGCCGAAGAGGTGGTAGAGCCTGCGCGCAACCAAGCTGCTATGGACGGCGAACTTGCCCGGAAAATTCGGCGCACAGAGAATGAGGGGATCAAGATTGTGACTATAAACCAGGGTGAAATGGTGTCTGAAAGTGTCCGAGAGGCGATAGACAAGCGAattgaagactggaaagccAACCGCAAGGGAACCCAAGTGCATCTTTCAGACATCCACCCATGGCGCGACCACGAACACCGCTGGTACTTCTATGCAGTTGACAAAGAAGGAACAATCTGTGCCTTTGTcaccttggtcttgatctcgCCCACGTACGGCATGCAGGTCAAATACACCTTTGACTTCCCCGGGTCTCCAAACGGCGTTATTGAGTCCCTCATCACTCACGCTATTCAAACAGCCGGCCGCTCGGGCGTAAAGAAACTCACTTTTGGCGCTGGAGCAACCAACACCTTGACCCCTGGCCACAACATGCACGGCGCCAAGATGAAAATGCTTCAGCACACCTACGACGCCCTTGCGAAGCAATTCCATCTTGTCCGCAAGAGCGAGTTCCGCGCTAAGCTgggtgctgaagatgaaCCGCTTTACATCGCCTACCCTCCCCACGGCCTAGGTCAGAAAGGCATTCGGGCCATCCTGCACTTTTTCGAAGATTAA
- a CDS encoding alpha/beta hydrolase (transcript_id=CADANIAT00002399) yields the protein MTTSRWWLYVQAVFWRCLMRLGMIFHNIPHPRPPSPSFSRSFPSGSSKVVLQFYCPPGYSQTRKEGRRLPVVVNFHGGGFTLGGPSDDSRWAQAVLSEVGAVVVSVGYRRAPEHPFPAAVDDGVLALQYLASHAVELGLDISRIALSGFSAGGNLAVTVPLRFRDMLIQAEHEGWLSRADSTVQLVSPTASDLHIVALFCWYPILDFEEPREHRRAMSIEPNKTLPSFFTNLFDESYLPDLEQRKSPYASPVHATDDALRDSLPHDIFFFICEWDMLLNEGQLFCRRLQDINKHVRAMMVEKARHAWDKSPNPFRNTTEVNILYKDACADMKAIFEK from the coding sequence ATGACGACTTCGCGCTGGTGGCTATATGTCCAGGCGGTCTTCTGGCGTTGTCTGATGCGCCTGGGCATGATCTTCCATAACATTCCGCATCCACGGCCTCCGAGTCCATCGTTCTCGCGCTCCTTCCCGTCCGGCTCGTCGAAAGTGGTTTTACAATTCTACTGTCCACCGGGTTACTCTCAGACCCGTAAGGAGGGCCGTCGGCTGCCGGTGGTCGTCAACTTTCACGGAGGCGGATTTACGCTCGGAGGTCCGTCAGACGACTCCAGATGGGCGCAGGCCGTCTTATCCGAGGTTGGCGCTGTCGTCGTTAGCGTGGGCTATCGCCGGGCGCCCGAGCATCCGTTTCCCGCCGCGGTCGACGACGGAGTTCTAGCCCTGCAGTATCTGGCCAGTCACGCGGTGGAGTTAGGCCTGGATATCTCTCGTATTGCCCTCAGCGGATTCTCCGCCGGAGGCAATCTGGCTGTAACCGTGCCTCTGCGTTTTCGGGATATGCTGATTCAAGCGGAACACGAGGGCTGGCTGAGCCGCGCTGACTCTACTGTCCAGCTGGTGTCTCCGACTGCGAGTGACTTGCATATTGTTGCGCTCTTCTGCTGGTACCCAATCCTCGACTTTGAGGAGCCCCGTGAGCATCGTCGTGCAATGAGCATCGAACCCAACAAGACACTTCCGTCTTTCTTCACAAACCTCTTTGACGAATCCTACCTCCCAGATCTTGAGCAGCGAAAGTCGCCGTATGCGTCGCCTGTGCATGCCACAGACGACGCGCTGCGCGATTCTTTGCCCCAcgatatcttcttcttcatctgcgaATGGGATATGCTGCTAAACGAAGGCCAGTTGTTTTGCCGTCGACTGCAGGATATCAACAAGCACGTGCGGGCAATGATGGTCGAGAAGGCGCGGCATGCTTGGGACAAGTCGCCCAATCCCTTCCGCAATACCACGGAAGTGAACATTCTCTATAAAGACGCTTGTGCTGACATGAAAGCAATTTTTGAGAAGTAA
- a CDS encoding uncharacterized protein (transcript_id=CADANIAT00002401), whose product MSTLTRAFTKRSKRIEVSSPMPYREGQVKFSSGTIKRGKISGPVELLSTTNMLAYNAPDLHSASSSSTSSLQSPDDSDRSFSQHSFSSPLTTPDDSPIEPNPLSGYFPKRSATVTSHPRSSSSTTSSNDAPMVPRRALSHTKRNHQELARQRSLKRMSPPPSSSSNPERLAYDTYHAEPHPFGKELEQVNEVVEEFGGAPLFDEEEQILRRKGLKKFSVNDYLVEIEDLYGSIFNDRLGPIASTSWL is encoded by the coding sequence ATGTCGACACTTACTAGGGCGTTTACCAAGCGCTCAAAGCGCATTGAAGTTTCCTCGCCGATGCCATATCGTGAAGGCCAGGTAAAATTCTCGTCCGGTACGATCAAGAGAGGCAAGATCTCTGGGCCGGTCGAACTATTGTCAACGACGAACATGCTTGCATATAATGCACCAGATCTCCACtcggcatcgtcgtcctccacCTCGTCTTTGCAGTCACCTGATGACTCGGATCGTTCGTTTAGCCAGCACAGTTTTTCCTCGCCGCTTACTACACCTGATGATTCTCCCATCGAACCGAATCCTCTGTCAGGGTATTTTCCAAAACGGTCCGCAACTGTGACCAGCCATCCGcgctcttcatcatcgactACGTCTTCAAATGATGCCCCAATGGTTCCCAGGCGTGCTCTTTCTCACACCAAGCGGAACCACCAAGAGCTGGCGCGCCAGCGTTCCTTGAAGCGCATGTCTCCTCCGCCGAGCTCCAGTAGCAACCCAGAACGGCTAGCTTACGATACTTATCATGCGGAGCCTCACCCGTTCGGCAAAGAGTTGGAGCAGGTCAACGAAGTGGTCGAGGAATTTGGAGGCGCCCCTCTGtttgacgaggaagagcagaTTCTGCGCAGAAAGGGACTCAAGAAATTTTCCGTGAATGATTATCTAGTGGAGATTGAAGACCTCTATGGCAGCATCTTCAATGATCGGCTGGGCCCGATAGCTTCCACATCGTGGCTATGA
- a CDS encoding rDNA-binding RNA polymerase I transcriptional factor (transcript_id=CADANIAT00002400) produces MEEMDLSLSPSSSIASDADGQPSPRKKTRVQFDEDVEMREISYNAETQGGSQWTTDKSAAVVREEVRRAIQRHVSGGDSEAYDRVKEVFSINPRRLDANGMPPSNVPTHTTLKHHLMGLLSNVAALDRSCNGLVQAVLDSEWLGRDESYIKLYIRFLGNLAAAQGSYLGSVLKMLANYMGELPRGTGRLPGYPHVHPAEAYTRVHMAMRHVLQLVPSGSGSLSQIISSQFPFDTDSAKANIAYTQNLVKVIRYAPELQADILALITEKLVKIDVQIQVDMEDLEDEEGEEVLHAISPEAVMFAEDLDDEDDDDNASVVSDESVEPESRRLKTIKENILKLDGMIDTLFEYYAPPFTSGTLDDKENALDLLLSHFSTIILPTYRSRHSQFLLFHFSQSSPILVDRFAATCVQLIFNKAQPAILRQSAAAYLASFVARGAHISSEVVRDVFDLLGTHLNNLRLDYEPSCRGPDLRRFGPFYSTAQALLYIFCFRWRDLTTAAIEGDTPEQIDELEPEDITFPPSIRDVLHKAILSKLNPLKVCSPAIVSQFARMSQHLNFIYVFTILETNKRLRMSTYRNIAALSDPRYSHVERETRAGDDLGYQLDAYFPFDPYQLPRSRRWLEGDYVEWRGIPGLDDRDDDDDSDDLEELSDDEDDLSDGTETDHE; encoded by the coding sequence ATGGAGGAAATGGATCTATCCCtttccccatcttcctctaTCGCCTCTGATGCGGACGGACAGCCCAGCCCACGAAAAAAGACCCGAGTACAGTTCGATGAAGACGTGGAAATGCGGGAAATCTCATACAATGCTGAAACACAAGGAGGGAGTCAATGGACAACGGATAAGAGCGCAGCCGTCGTGCGAGAGGAGGTACGGCGGGCGATTCAACGGCATGTTTCTGGAGGCGATAGCGAAGCCTACGACCGCGTCAAGGAGGTCTTTTCCATCAACCCTCGGCGGCTGGACGCGAACGGCATGCCGCCATCAAATGTACCTACACACACTACACTGAAACATCATCTCATGGGTCTATTGTCAAACGTGGCGGCCTTGGATCGCAGCTGTAATGGGCTAGTTCAAGCCGTGTTGGACAGCGAGTGGCTCGGGCGCGACGAGTCGTACATCAAGCTATATATTCGGTTTCTGGGAAACCTTGCAGCTGCGCAGGGAAGCTATCTGGGTTCTGTACTTAAGATGTTGGCAAATTACATGGGCGAGCTTCCTAGGGGAACAGGGAGGCTACCGGGTTATCCGCACGTCCATCCCGCTGAAGCTTACACCCGCGTTCATATGGCGATGCGCCATGTCTTGCAGCTTGTTCCGTCTGGGAGTGGCTCTCTTTCGCAGATAATATCTTCCCAATTTCCGTTTGATACGGATTCAGCAAAAGCGAACATCGCCTATACGCAGAATCTCGTTAAAGTCATCCGTTATGCTCCTGAACTCCAAGCCGATATTCTAGCTCTCATCACTGAAAAGCTGGTGAAGATCGACGTCCAAATCCAGGTTGATATGGAAGACttggaagatgaggagggcgaggaagtccTGCACGCCATTTCTCCAGAGGCTGTGATGTTTGCTGAGGAcctggacgatgaagatgacgatgacaacGCTTCCGTCGTAAGCGACGAGTCTGTTGAGCCGGAATCTCGACGTTTGAAGACTATCAAGGAGAACATCCTCAAACTGGACGGCATGATTGACACACTGTTCGAATACTACGCACCACCCTTCACATCAGGCACCCTTGACGACAAGGAAAATGCTCTCGACCTGCTCCTCAGCCATTTCTCAACTATCATTCTACCCACCTACCGCTCTCGCCATTCGCAATTCCTCCTTTTTCACTTCTCACAATCCTCACCAATCCTGGTCGACCGCTTCGCGGCCACGTGCgtccagctcatcttcaacaaagCGCAGCCCGCCATTCTGCGCCAATCCGCGGCCGCGTATCTCGCCAGCTTCGTTGCTCGTGGCGCCCACATCTCCAGCGAGGTTGTCCGCGACGTCTTCGACCTCCTTGGCACACACCTCAACAATCTTCGTCTTGATTATGAGCCCTCCTGCCGCGGGCCTGACCTCCGTCGCTTCGGGCCCTTCTACTCAACCGCCCAAGCCCTTCTCTACATATTCTGCTTTCGCTGGCGCGACCTGACAACAGCCGCAATCGAAGGAGACACACCCGAACAAATCGACGAACTCGAACCCGAAGACATCACCTTTCCCCCTTCCATCCGAGATGTCCTCCACAAAGCCATCCTTTCCAAACTCAACCCTCTCAAAGTCTGCTCCCCGGCCATCGTATCCCAATTCGCCCGCATGTCACAACACCTCAATTTCATCTACGTCTTTACCATCCTTGAGACAAACAAGCGTCTTCGCATGTCTACATATCGCAACATCGCAGCCCTCTCAGATCCCCGCTATAGCCATGTCGAGCGTGAGACCCGCGCCGGCGACGACTTGGGCTACCAGCTAGACGCTTACTTTCCGTTCGACCCGTATCAGCTGCCCCGGAGTCGAAGATGGTTGGAGGGCGATTATGTTGAATGGCGTGGGATTCCTGGTCTTGATGAtcgtgatgatgacgatgatagtgatgatcttgaagagctctccgatgatgaagatgacctGAGCGATGGGACGGAAACAGATCATGAATAG